The genomic region AGATTGTTCTCCAGGAGATTACCCATTGGCTTAATGGCCGCTTCACTGACAACCCTACCTTCAATGCCGTCGACATGCCAAATTTAAGAGCGCCACTCGGACAATCAATGCCAGAAGGCAGAGCAAAAGCCCAACCCGAAGGGAAAAAAAGCAGCAGTGCTGTAAAGACAACGTTTTTTAAAATCCGCATAAGCTTACCTGAAACAGGAGAAAGTGGCCGACTTAAGTGATATCTTTCCAGAAAAACATACACTGTTGTTACAGAGAACTCTCGAACAAAATAACTGTTTGTCCCATCAGACACACTCATCGACAAAGCGATCAAAGTGGTACCACTCAAAAGGGTGTTGTTTTAGGCTCTCTTCCAGCAGATCTGCATATTGTTGAGCAGCATTGCGGATTGACTCACCCCGTTGTGCCCTTGAAGTTGGCTTGATGTAAATAGGTTTAGAGAGGGTGAAATGGTAGCCGTCCTTTTTGTTTCCGAAAGTAAAAAAAATGTAGAGCGGTGCACCAGATACCAGTGCAAAGACAAAAGGCGCTTCCGGCAGATAGGCGCAATGGCCAAGGAATTTCACCTGAACTCTGCGCTGTTCCTTTCGCCAGACGATATCACCCGCCAAAGAGACCAGACCACCTGATTTTATGAATTGGATTCCGTCAACCACATCAAATGGGGAGCCGCCATCTCTGTCGATGCCAACTATGGTGATTCCTGATTTTCGTAAACTTTGCTTCTGGATACCTTCAATATCCTCTTTCTCCTTGATCCCCATGTAGAGCAGTAATTTCAGGTTGTTATATTGCGACTGCAGAAGGTGAGCCGCCATCTCCCAATTGCCTAAATGCGACATCAGAAGCACGCCGCCTTCTCCGGCCAGGGCCTGTTCAAGGTGCGCCAGGCCTGTCGATCTGCAGGCAATGGAACCCATATCTTTGGTCTGCAGCCGGTCAAAATAGACAGCTGTAAAATTTTGGTATTGCCGGAATGTACAGTAGAGGTGGAAGAAG from Desulfobulbaceae bacterium harbors:
- a CDS encoding lysophospholipid acyltransferase family protein, with the protein product MGSIACRSTGLAHLEQALAGEGGVLLMSHLGNWEMAAHLLQSQYNNLKLLLYMGIKEKEDIEGIQKQSLRKSGITIVGIDRDGGSPFDVVDGIQFIKSGGLVSLAGDIVWRKEQRRVQVKFLGHCAYLPEAPFVFALVSGAPLYIFFTFGNKKDGYHFTLSKPIYIKPTSRAQRGESIRNAAQQYADLLEESLKQHPFEWYHFDRFVDECV